The Sphingomonas aliaeris genome segment TGGCCAGGACGGTCATGTCGACCGGATCCCAATTGACCGCCGATTCCTTGCGATAGACGAGGCCCGCCTTGAACAGGTCCAGGAACAACGCCTGTTCCTGTCCGTAATAATCGGGCTCGCACGTCGCCAGCTCGCGCGTCCAGTCGAGCGCGAAGCCGAGCCGTTTCAACTGCGCCTTCATCGTCGCGATGTTTGCGCGGGTCCAGGCGCCGGGATGCACGCCCTTTTCCATTGCGGCATTCTCGGCCGGCATGCCGAACGCATCCCACCCCATCGGGTGCAACACCTCATGCCCGATCATACGGCGATAGCGGGCCAGCACGTCGCCCATCGTATAGTTGCGCACATGGCCCATATGAATCCGTCCCGAAGGATAGGGAAACATCTCGAGCACATAGGAACGGGGCTTGGGCGAATCGTCGCGTGCCGCGAAGGTGGAACGCTCGTCCCAAACCTTCTGCCAGCCTGCGTCCGCCTTCAAGGCATTGAAGCGCGACGCCATATGTCTGTCTTTCTATCCAGCGACGGCTGCGCGGCGCAGGTCTCGCGCACGCGTCAGGATCGCATCCTCCAATTTCTGAACGGTCGCGGCCTTCACCGGGGCTGCGACCCACTGGCCGTTCTGGTTCACCTGGCGCAGGGCGGCGACACGAAGGCCGTCGGCGCGGAGATCCTGATCGAGGATCGTCACCGTCACCTTGACGCGCTCGGTCGCAACAGCCGGGTTGATGTACCAGTCGGTGACGATGACGCCGCCGTTCGAATCCGTCTGCACCAGAGGCATGAAGCTCAACGTGTCCAGGCTGGCGCGCCACAGATACGCGTTCACGCCGATCGTCGTGACCTTGGACGCGGCGAGATCGGTCTTCGGGCGATCCTTGCCGCCGCCGCACGCACCGAGGGCCAGCGGAAGCGCGAAGGCGGCCAACAAGGCGATCGTCCGGGCGGGCGCCCTTGACGAGAGAGACGGAGCCGGAAGGCGGATCATCGGCGGGTTCCTGGGTAAAAACACATTAGGATGCGCATCTATAGATGGTCTCGCGCTTGTCGCAAGGCGGCAGGGTTACGCTGCATTCGTCGCTACCCTGTGGGCGGATTGCAACACTCCGACATAAAGCGACTCCGATGGTGGCGACGGCGGATCGAAACGTGTTAGACACAGTTCGGGAATATAGCGTGGATAACGCCGTATCTGAGGGATGTGTTCGTGGTCGCAGGTCGCACGATTGCCGGGATTGCCATGGGGGTGCTGGTCGCCGCCGGCATCGCCGTTGCACCGGCGATCGGCGCGCCGGATAATGGCAATCGCGCGGAAAAGCGCGTGAGTCTCGCTCGCAGCGCTGGTTCTTTCACGCCCGCGTCGGCCGATCCGCGTCTGGCGGCAGTATTTGCGCGGGGCGGTCTGGACACGGCGGGCTTCAGCTTCACTCCGTCCGACTCGCGTCGCGCCGGCAGTCGCGCGGTCACGGTGGCGGTCCGCGCCCGCTCGACTCGCAGCGTGCTGAACGCCGAACGTAACTCCGCGGCGGCCAGCGTTGCGGCACCACAGGTCACGCTCGCGCCAATCGCCTACAACTTGGGCGTTGCAGTGGGCTGGAAGCGATTCGCCTTGTCCAGCGACGTGGCGCGCGTGGATATGGCGGGCCTGCCGGGCAGCCGCGAGCGTATGGATGTCGGCCTCAGCTATACCGGCAAGCGGTTCAGCGGTCAGGTAAAGGCAATCGCGGATCGTCCGCTGGCCGGTACACCGAAGCTGGTCGAGGAGGCCCCGGCCTATGCACTGGACGTCGGCGGCTCCTATTCGCTGACACGTAACCTCGCCGTTACGGCTGGCGTTCGGTACAAGAGCGAGCGTGACCGGCTGGAACGCCTGAAGGACGACAACCGCGTCGATAGCCAGGCCGTCTATATTGGAACCGCGTTCCGCTTCTGAGACTCAGGTCCCGGTAGTTTCCACGTTGCACAGACCGTGGGTTTCATGCCGCCACGTCGGAGCAGTTGCGGCGGCCATAGTGACGCGAACGGAAACGCTGGAGCCTCCTTCTGCGACATGTCCCATGCCCCGGTTTTTCCGAGTGCGCCTGGGGTGACGATGTGTTCGTCCGATCCGTTCAAAAATACGACAGCCCATCAATCACTTCACGCGAATCGTCTGGATTCCAGCATGCTTCCCGCCCCGTTCGTGCTGAGCCTGTCGAAGCGCCTGTCCTGCTGCCTCGACCTCTGACATGCTCAGGACGAACGGTTGGTGGGGACAACATTATGTCTCGCGTCACGGCATGCATTTAGGGCGGCGGCGGACAGGCTTGGACTCGTCGCCAAGCCACGCATCGATCGCGGCCCATCCGTAGAAGCCTAACGGTCGCACCCGCCTGAACCGTGCTTCGTTCATCCCGCCCAGAGCGATGACCGGCACCGGTACTCCACGGATACGAAAGGCGGCGCGAATCGCACCGGACCCGCGCGAACCCGGATGCGATCGGGTGGCGAAGATCGGCGAGGCAAATAACAGGTCGGCACCCGCCCGGACCCCGGCGAGCGCTTCGATCCGATCATGTGCGGGCCACGTGCGGATTTGTCCGGACCCCGTTACGCCCTGCCGCCTATAACGGCCATGCACGCCCTGCTCCCGGCCGAGACGTACAAGACCAGCCCGGACCAGCACCAGCCTGCGCGATCGTGCTACCCGCTCCACTCGGGCGAACAGCACACGTCGCTCGGCCGGAGACGTCGCATAATGGCGGAAGACGACTCCAGACCCCAGCGGCAATTGTTCGAGCGCCTGCCACAGTCCGTCGCCCATTCGCTCGTCGGTCATCAGCCACAGGCGCGGCAGCTTGCTGGGGTGGCGGCGTGGCACGACGCTGCCTATAGCACGCCGATGCCCGCACACGATCCCGCAACCGAACTCAAAACCGTCCGCCAGTCGATCGCGCACGCGGCGGTGCTGGCCACCCGCAAGCCCGAATACGTGACCTTGATCGCCGTATCGAAGACGCAGCAGCCAGATGCCATTCTTCCGCTGCTGGCGGCGGGCCAGCGCGATTTCGGCGAAAACCGGGTTCAGGAGGCTGAGGCCAAATGGCCAGCATTGCGCGCCGACTATCCAGATACGGTGCTGCATCTGATTGGTCAGTTGCAGTCGAACAAGGCCGAGGATGCGGTCACTCTTTTCGATGCAATCCATTCTGTCGACCGGCCGTCGCTGGTCGCGGCACTCGGCAAGGCGATGGACAAGACCGGCAAACGCCCAGCGTGCTTCATCCAGGTGAATATTGGCGAGGAGGACCAGAAAGGCGGCTGCGCGATCGGCGATCTGCCCGCTTTGCTGGCTGCCGCGAACGATGCCGGCCTGCCTGTTGCCGGATTGATGGCGATCCCGCCAGCAGACACCGAAGCTGCGCCATATTTCGCGTTGCTGGCAAAGCTGGCGCGGGAGTCCGGGCTAGCGGGGCTCAGCATGGGGATGTCGAGCGATTTCGAAACGGCCGTCATGATCGGCGCGACGCATGTGCGCGTCGGATCGGCCTTGTTCGGAGCGCGCTCATGAAATTTTCCGCGCTGATCTTCGATTTTGACGGCGTCCTGATCGAAAGCGAATTGGTCGGGAACCGCCAGATCGCGGCCTATCTGACCAGTATCGGGCATCCGACCACGACCGAGCAGTCGATGGCGAAGTTCATGGGCCTGGCGGGTGCCGATTTTATCGGCGCGGTCGAGGCTTGGATCGGCCGCACCCTGCCGGACGATTTCCACAGCGCGCGCAAGGCCGAGGACGAGCGCGTCATGGCGTCGGGGATCGATGCGGTGGCG includes the following:
- a CDS encoding thiamine phosphate synthase; translation: MPRRHPSKLPRLWLMTDERMGDGLWQALEQLPLGSGVVFRHYATSPAERRVLFARVERVARSRRLVLVRAGLVRLGREQGVHGRYRRQGVTGSGQIRTWPAHDRIEALAGVRAGADLLFASPIFATRSHPGSRGSGAIRAAFRIRGVPVPVIALGGMNEARFRRVRPLGFYGWAAIDAWLGDESKPVRRRPKCMP
- a CDS encoding YggS family pyridoxal phosphate-dependent enzyme, with product MPAHDPATELKTVRQSIAHAAVLATRKPEYVTLIAVSKTQQPDAILPLLAAGQRDFGENRVQEAEAKWPALRADYPDTVLHLIGQLQSNKAEDAVTLFDAIHSVDRPSLVAALGKAMDKTGKRPACFIQVNIGEEDQKGGCAIGDLPALLAAANDAGLPVAGLMAIPPADTEAAPYFALLAKLARESGLAGLSMGMSSDFETAVMIGATHVRVGSALFGARS
- a CDS encoding DUF3576 domain-containing protein, producing MIRLPAPSLSSRAPARTIALLAAFALPLALGACGGGKDRPKTDLAASKVTTIGVNAYLWRASLDTLSFMPLVQTDSNGGVIVTDWYINPAVATERVKVTVTILDQDLRADGLRVAALRQVNQNGQWVAAPVKAATVQKLEDAILTRARDLRRAAVAG